In the genome of Drosophila subpulchrella strain 33 F10 #4 breed RU33 chromosome 2L, RU_Dsub_v1.1 Primary Assembly, whole genome shotgun sequence, one region contains:
- the LOC119546284 gene encoding dnaJ homolog subfamily C member 28: protein MWLAGRLLVGSTSFRFARFLHLKRKEVYMECFRILGVHESSDQNTVRHAYLDLVKRVHPDSGTEEASAERFQQVDQAFRVLQEKFSKGRRNIQEDEEEAMEFDIKHTAPQHRQYLSNEGIGMGNPFQRQKQYQQVRAMKAQERVLEHRIDKAAAGEKTLMSKGGNHFRRHAIKTKYGIDRVVEDLIQESMSKGDFNNLNGSGKPLSTAQSQNPYLDFTTHKLNKIMLDNGFTPEWISLGKDIRDAVAQLKMKLRKERIYYGEWPLQRPEDLAAWQTFTQHQQDDVKQLNKLIDKYNLIVPILENQYFRLNLDRMAEPIFKDSELQRNVIRPEVSARAKSNIEGQGSSSTSLFSLISKLL from the exons ATGTGGCTGGCAGGACGTCTGTTGGTTGGATCCACATCCTTTAGATTCGCTCGATTTTTGCACCTCAAACGCAAGGAGGTGTATATG GAATGCTTCCGCATCCTGGGCGTGCACGAGTCGTCCGACCAGAATACCGTGCGCCACGCGTACTTGGATCTGGTCAAGCGGGTGCATCCCGATTCGGGAACCGAGGAGGCCAGTGCCGAGCGCTTCCAGCAGGTGGACCAGGCTTTTCGGGTACTGCAGGAGAAGTTCTCCAAAGGAAGGCGCAACATTCaggaggacgaggaggaggcCATGGAGTTCGATATCAAGCACACCGCGCCGCAGCACCGGCAATATCTATCCAACGAAGGCATCGGCATGGGCAATCCCTTCCAGCGCCAGAAACAGTACCAGCAGGTGCGCGCCATGAAGGCTCAGGAACGCGTCCTGGAGCACCGCATTGACAAGGCGGCTGCCGGAGAGAAAACTCTGATGTCCAAGGGCGGCAATCACTTTCGCAGACATGCCATCAAGACCAAGTATGGCATCGATCGGGTGGTCGAGGATCTCATCCAGGAATCCATGTCCAAGGGTGACTTCAACAACCTCAACGGGTCAGGAAAGCCATTGTCCACGGCTCAGTCCCAGAATCCCTATCTGGACTTTACCACTCATAAGCTGAACAAGATTATGTTGGACAATGGCTTCACGCCGGAGTGGATCAGCCTTGGAAAGGATATACGCGATGCGGTCGCTCAGCTAAAGATGAAGTTGCGGAAGGAACGCATATACTACGGTGAATGGCCACTGCAGCGACCCGAAGATTTGGCAGCCTGGCAAACCTTCACCCAGCACCAACAGGATGATGTCAAGCAACTAAACAAGCTCATTGACAAGTATAATCTGATAGTGCCCATCTTGGAGAATCAATATTTTCGCCTAAACCTCGACAGGATGGCGGAACCCATATTTAAGGATTCCGAATTGCAGCGTAACGTAATCAGACCCGAAGTTAGTGCTAGGGCCAAAAGTAATATCGAGGGTCAGGGGAGCTCTAGTACCAGTCTCTTTTCCCTAATTAGCAAACTATTGTAA
- the LOC119548034 gene encoding essential MCU regulator, mitochondrial: protein MPFDGDDFKDFKELKKIPMRSKKYIYVGIAVTVIPGILLGGYMGKKLAQFLEVFDLYAPDISEDDE from the coding sequence ATGCCATTTGATGGAGACGACTTCAAAGACTTTAAAGAACTAAAAAAGATACCGATGCGAAGCAAAAAGTACATTTATGTTGGTATTGCGGTCACTGTCATACCAGGCATTTTATTAGGCGGATATATGGGTAAAAAGCTGGCCCAATTCCTTGAGGTATTCGATTTGTATGCGCCCGATATTTCGGAAGATGATGAATAG